A genome region from Populus alba chromosome 5, ASM523922v2, whole genome shotgun sequence includes the following:
- the LOC118047614 gene encoding hyoscyamine 6-dioxygenase produces MEKLVSSWNNVQTVPEKYIFPPEKRPGNVTFNASKSIPVIDLEAIASSQDRDATIQKILKAGEDFGFFQVINHGVAEDLMNDAMSVFKEFFELPEDDKTSFYCEDATRNNHCMLYTSSLLYATEDVHLWRDNLRNSCHPLEECIQHWPEKPTRYRHVVGAYATEVKKLAATILELLCEGLGLESGHFGGKLSEIPSLLVNHYPPCPDPSLTLGVSEHCDPNLITILQQDSDVFGLQVLKNGEWIGVEPISNAFVVNMGYQMQIISNSKLRSVEHRAVTNSEKARTSVAMFFIPNGDSIVEPAKALVDPRNPAIYKSFQYKEFISHFMNKTGGIDVALEPFKL; encoded by the exons ATGGAGAAGCTCGTTTCAAGCTGGAACAATGTCCAAACCGTGCCTGAGAAGTACATTTTTCCACCGGAAAAGCGACCAGGGAATGTCACTTTCAATGCAAGCAAGTCCATACCAGTTATAGATCTTGAAGCAATAGCCAGTAGTCAAGATAGAGATGCTACTATACAAAAAATTCTGAAAGCTGGTgaagattttggattttttcag GTGATCAATCATGGCGTCGCTGAAGATTTGATGAATGACGCAATGAGTGTCTTCAAGGAATTCTTTGAGTTGCCTGAAGACGACAAGACAAGCTTCTACTGCGAGGATGCAACGAGAAACAATCATTGCATGTTGTATACAAGTAGTTTACTTTATGCTACTGAAGATGTTCACTTATGGCGAGATAATTTAAGGAACTCTTGTCATCCTCTAGAGGAATGCATTCAACACTGGCCTGAAAAACCAACAAGATACCG ACACGTTGTCGGGGCTTATGCTactgaagtaaaaaaattgGCTGCAACAATCTTGGAGTTGCTTTGTGAAGGACTGGGGCTGGAGTCTGGGCATTTTGGGGGTAAGCTCAGTGAAATCCCAAGTTTGTTAGTCAATCATTATCCGCCATGCCCAGATCCAAGTTTGACCCTCGGAGTCTCCGAACACTGTGATCCTAATCTCATAACCATTTTACAACAAGATAGTGATGTGTTTGGGCTTCAAGTCTTAAAGAATGGTGAATGGATTGGTGTTGAGCCAATTTCTAATGCATTTGTGGTTAACATGGGATACCAAATGCAG ATTATCAGTAACAGCAAGCTGAGAAGCGTCGAACATCGAGCAGTGACAAATTCAGAGAAAGCTCGGACAAGTGTTGCCATGTTTTTCATTCCTAATGGTGACAGCATTGTAGAGCCTGCCAAAGCTCTTGTTGATCCACGCAATCCTGCAATCTATAAATCCTTTCAGTATAAAGAGTTCATTTCCCATTTCATGAACAAGACTGGTGGCATTGATGTCGCCTTGGAGCCTTTTAAGCTGTAG
- the LOC118047612 gene encoding cuscuta receptor 1 isoform X1: MMMKKKWVWLLLALLTSVGEWYGRCCGCSEEERIGLLEIKALIDPNSVQGELSDRTDNKEDIGNCCEWSGIVCDNTTRRVIHLSLMRARDFSQGDWVLNASLFLPFEELQSLDLGETGLVGCSENEGFGTLSSKLRKLHVLDLSYNKFYSDGILSCLTGFSSLKSLDLSWNTLTGSANFYGLNVLSSRLKKLENLHLRGNQYNDSIFSSLIGFSSLKSLDLSYNMLTGSTSVNGTFFNSTTLEELYLDGSSLPLNFLHNIGVLPALKVLSASECDLNDILPVQGMCGLKNLKQLFLSENNLKGSLPNCFRNLSSLQLLDVSRNQFTGNIASSPLTNLISLELILLSNNHFKVPISMKPFMNHSSLRFFSSDNNILVTEPMSFHDLIPKFQLVFFSLSNSSSEALNVETLSFLYNQHDLRVLDLSQNSFIGMFPSWLLKNNTRLEQLFLNENSFSGALQLQDHPNPNMTTIDISNNNMHGEIPKNICLIFSNLWTLRMAKNGLTGCIPSCLGNISSLGVLDLSNNQLSMVELEQFITLTFLRLSNNNLVGQLPASVVNSSRMNYLYLSGNNFWGRISDFPSPIRTMWPVLDLSNNQFSGMLPRWFVNLTQIFEIDLSKNHFNGPIPVEFCKLDELKYLDLSENNLFDSIPSCFNPPHITHLHLSKNRLSGPLTYGFYNSSSLVTLDLRDNNFTGHISNWIGNLSSLSVLLLRANDFDGEFPVQLCLLEQLSILDVSHTQLSGPLPSCLGNLSFKESYEKASVDFKFHFGSTPIEKAYYEFSQIGALLGSSYTPITTEEVIEFTAKNMYYGYKGKILSYMSGIDLSCNKFSGAIPPELGNLRELLALNLSHNNLTGSIPATFSNLQRIESLDLSYNNLNGVIPQKLHEMTTLEVFSVAHNNLSGNTPERKYQFGTFDESSYEGNPFLCGPPLRNNCSEEESPWLPMPHDEQEDDGFIDMNVFYISLGVGYIVVMMGIAAILYINPYWRRGWFNFIDYCIDTCFCFLLASSCKFSKFRR, encoded by the exons atgatgatgaaaaaaaagtgGGTTTGGCTGTTGCTAGCATTATTGACTTCGGTTGGCGAATGGTATGGTCGTTGTTGTGGGTGCTCGGAGGAAGAGAGAATTGGTCTCTTGGAGATCAAAGCTCTGATCGATCCAAACAGCGTTCAAGGGGAATTGAGCGACAGGACGGACAACAAAGAGGATATTGGTAATTGCTGTGAGTGGTCTGGGATCGTGTGTGATAACACTACAAGGCGAGTGATCCACCTCTCTCTTATGCGTGCAAGGGATTTCAGCCAGGGCGATTGGGTTCTCAACGCATCTCTGTTTCTGCCTTTTGAAGAATTGCAGAGTCTTGATTTGGGAGAGACTGGATTAGTTGGTTGCTCTGAGAATGAAG GCTTCGGAACCCTATCATCAAAACTGAGGAAACTGCATGTTCTTGACCTcagttataataaattttatagtgACGGCATTTTATCATGTTTGACTGGGTTTTCATCTCTCAAGTCTTTAGATTTGTCATGGAATACGTTGACAGGATCGGCTAACTTTTATG GTCTCAACGTCTTGTCATCAAGGTTGAAGAAACTGGAGAACCTTCACCTGAGAGGGAATCAATACAATGACAGCATTTTTTCATCTCTAATAGGATTTTCATCTCTGAAGTCTTTAGATTTGTCATACAATATGTTGACAGGATCTACGAGCGTCAACG GGACTTTCTTCAATTCGACCACCCTTGAAGAATTGTATCTAGATGGTAGTTCTCTCCCATTAAACTTTCTCCATAATATTGGAGTATTGCCTGCTCTTAAAGTTTTGTCTGCCAGTGAATGTGACCTCAATGACATCCTCCCCGTTCAAG GTATGTGTGGATTGAAGAATCTAAAGCAGTTATTTCTCTCTGAAAATAATCTAAAGGGTTCACTCCCAAATTGTTTCAGAAACTTGTCTTCTCTACAACTATTAGATGTTTCGAGAAATCAATTTACTGGAAATATTGCTTCTAGTCCTCTTACCAACCTGATATCCCTTGAACTCATCTTGCTATCAAATAACCACTTCAAAGTTCCAATTTCAATGAAGCCTTTTATGAACCACTCAAGCCTCAGGTTCTTCTCCAGTGACAACAACATACTAGTAACGGAACCCATGTCCTTTCATGATTTGATTCCAAAGTTCCAACTAGTCTTTTTCAGCTTGTCAAATAGTTCATCGGAAGCACTCAATGTAGAAACTCTCAGCTTCCTCTATAACCAACATGACTTAAGAGTCCTTGATCTCTCTCAAAACAGCTTCATTGGAATGTTCCCATCATGGTTGCTTAAGAACAATACAAGATTGGAGCAACTATTTCTGAATGAGAACTCCTTTTCTGGTGCCTTGCAATTGCAAGATCATCCAAATCCAAATATGACCACAATAGATATATCGAACAACAACATGCATggtgaaattccaaaaaatatttgtttgatctTTTCAAATTTGTGGACCTTAAGGATGGCTAAGAATGGACTCACAGGTTGTATTCCTTCTTGTTTAGGAAATATTAGCTCTTTGGGAGTTTTAGATTTATCCAACAATCAATTGTCTATGGTAGAACTAGAACAGTTTATAACATTAACGTTTCTCAGGCTTTCGAACAACAATTTAGTTGGGCAATTACCTGCCTCAGTGGTCAATTCTTCTAGAATGAATTATCTCTACCTAAGCGGTAACAATTTTTGGGGTCGGATATCAGATTTTCCATCACCCATAAGGACAATGTGGCCCGTATTGGATTTGAGTAACAATCAATTTTCAGGCATGCTTCCAAGGTGGTTTGTCAATTTGACGCAAATCTTCGAAATTGATTTGtccaaaaaccattttaatGGTCCAATTCCAGTAGAATTTTGTAAGCTTGACGAGCTTAAATACTTGGACCTTTCTGAGAACAACTTGTTTGATTCTATACCATCTTGTTTCAATCCACCACATATAACCCATCTGCATCTATCCAAAAATAGATTGAGTGGTCCATTAACATATGGATTTTATAACAGCTCTTCCCTTGTTACATTGGATCTCCGAGATAACAACTTCACCGGCCACATCTCAAATTGGATTGGCAATCTTTCATCATTGAGTGTTCTTCTTTTGAGAGCTAATGATTTTGACGGTGAGTTTCCTGTTCAGTTATGCTTGTTGGAACAATTAAGCATTTTGGATGTTTCACATACTCAGCTCTCTGGTCCACTACCATCCTGTTTAGGCAATCTTAGTTTCAAGGAAAGTTATGAGAAAGCATCAGTggatttcaaatttcattttggATCAACGCCCATAGAAAAAGCTTATTATGAATTCAGCCAAATCGGAGCTCTCTTGGGAAGCAGTTATACACCCATTACTACAGAAGAAGTGATAGAATTTACAgctaaaaatatgtattatggTTACAAGGGAAAAATTCTCAGCTACATGTCTGGTATTGATCTCTCCTGCAACAAATTCTCAGGAGCAATCCCACCAGAATTGGGAAACTTAAGGGAGCTATTAGCATTAAACTTGTCACACAACAATCTCACCGGATCTATCCCTGCAACATTCTCAAACTTACAGCGGATAGAGAGTTTGGATCTTTCTTACAACAACTTAAACGGTGTCATCCCTCAGAAACTTCATGAAATGACCACACTAGAAGTTTTTAGTGTGGCACACAATAACTTGTCAGGTAATACTCCAGAGAGAAAATATCAGTTTGGGACCTTCGATGAAAGCAGTTATGAAGGAAATCCTTTTTTGTGTGGACCTCCATTGCGAAACAATTGTAGTGAAGAAGAATCACCATGGCTGCCAATGCCTCATGATGAACAAGAAGATGATGGTTTCATAGACATGAATGTTTTCTACATCAGTTTGGGTGTAGGTTACATAGTTGTGATGATGGGGATTGCAGCAATTCTCTACATCAATCCATATTGGCGACGTGGGTGGTTTAACTTCATCGACTACTGCATAGATACTTGCTTCTGTTTTTTGCTGGCTAGTTCTTGCAAGTTCTCCAAGTTCAGAAGGTAA
- the LOC118047612 gene encoding cuscuta receptor 1 isoform X2, with product MMMKKKWVWLLLALLTSVGEWYGRCCGCSEEERIGLLEIKALIDPNSVQGELSDRTDNKEDIGNCCEWSGIVCDNTTRRVIHLSLMRARDFSQGDWVLNASLFLPFEELQSLDLGETGLVGCSENEGFGTLSSKLRKLHVLDLSYNKFYSDGILSCLTGFSSLKSLDLSWNTLTGSANFYGLNVLSSRLKKLENLHLRGNQYNDSIFSSLIGFSSLKSLDLSYNMLTGSTSVNGTFFNSTTLEELYLDGSSLPLNFLHNIGVLPALKVLSASECDLNDILPVQGMCGLKNLKQLFLSENNLKGSLPNCFRNLSSLQLLDVSRNQFTGNIASSPLTNLISLELILLSNNHFKVPISMKPFMNHSSLRFFSSDNNILVTEPMSFHDLIPKFQLVFFSLSNSSSEALNVETLSFLYNQHDLRVLDLSQNSFIGMFPSWLLKNNTRLEQLFLNENSFSGALQLQDHPNPNMTTIDISNNNMHGEIPKNICLIFSNLWTLRMAKNGLTGCIPSCLGNISSLGVLDLSNNQLSMVELEQFITLTFLRLSNNNLVGQLPASVVNSSRMNYLYLSGNNFWGRISDFPSPIRTMWPVLDLSNNQFSGMLPRWFVNLTQIFEIDLSKNHFNGPIPVEFCKLDELKYLDLSENNLFDSIPSCFNPPHITHLHLSKNRLSGPLTYGFYNSSSLVTLDLRDNNFTGHISNWIGNLSSLSVLLLRANDFDGNLSFKESYEKASVDFKFHFGSTPIEKAYYEFSQIGALLGSSYTPITTEEVIEFTAKNMYYGYKGKILSYMSGIDLSCNKFSGAIPPELGNLRELLALNLSHNNLTGSIPATFSNLQRIESLDLSYNNLNGVIPQKLHEMTTLEVFSVAHNNLSGNTPERKYQFGTFDESSYEGNPFLCGPPLRNNCSEEESPWLPMPHDEQEDDGFIDMNVFYISLGVGYIVVMMGIAAILYINPYWRRGWFNFIDYCIDTCFCFLLASSCKFSKFRR from the exons atgatgatgaaaaaaaagtgGGTTTGGCTGTTGCTAGCATTATTGACTTCGGTTGGCGAATGGTATGGTCGTTGTTGTGGGTGCTCGGAGGAAGAGAGAATTGGTCTCTTGGAGATCAAAGCTCTGATCGATCCAAACAGCGTTCAAGGGGAATTGAGCGACAGGACGGACAACAAAGAGGATATTGGTAATTGCTGTGAGTGGTCTGGGATCGTGTGTGATAACACTACAAGGCGAGTGATCCACCTCTCTCTTATGCGTGCAAGGGATTTCAGCCAGGGCGATTGGGTTCTCAACGCATCTCTGTTTCTGCCTTTTGAAGAATTGCAGAGTCTTGATTTGGGAGAGACTGGATTAGTTGGTTGCTCTGAGAATGAAG GCTTCGGAACCCTATCATCAAAACTGAGGAAACTGCATGTTCTTGACCTcagttataataaattttatagtgACGGCATTTTATCATGTTTGACTGGGTTTTCATCTCTCAAGTCTTTAGATTTGTCATGGAATACGTTGACAGGATCGGCTAACTTTTATG GTCTCAACGTCTTGTCATCAAGGTTGAAGAAACTGGAGAACCTTCACCTGAGAGGGAATCAATACAATGACAGCATTTTTTCATCTCTAATAGGATTTTCATCTCTGAAGTCTTTAGATTTGTCATACAATATGTTGACAGGATCTACGAGCGTCAACG GGACTTTCTTCAATTCGACCACCCTTGAAGAATTGTATCTAGATGGTAGTTCTCTCCCATTAAACTTTCTCCATAATATTGGAGTATTGCCTGCTCTTAAAGTTTTGTCTGCCAGTGAATGTGACCTCAATGACATCCTCCCCGTTCAAG GTATGTGTGGATTGAAGAATCTAAAGCAGTTATTTCTCTCTGAAAATAATCTAAAGGGTTCACTCCCAAATTGTTTCAGAAACTTGTCTTCTCTACAACTATTAGATGTTTCGAGAAATCAATTTACTGGAAATATTGCTTCTAGTCCTCTTACCAACCTGATATCCCTTGAACTCATCTTGCTATCAAATAACCACTTCAAAGTTCCAATTTCAATGAAGCCTTTTATGAACCACTCAAGCCTCAGGTTCTTCTCCAGTGACAACAACATACTAGTAACGGAACCCATGTCCTTTCATGATTTGATTCCAAAGTTCCAACTAGTCTTTTTCAGCTTGTCAAATAGTTCATCGGAAGCACTCAATGTAGAAACTCTCAGCTTCCTCTATAACCAACATGACTTAAGAGTCCTTGATCTCTCTCAAAACAGCTTCATTGGAATGTTCCCATCATGGTTGCTTAAGAACAATACAAGATTGGAGCAACTATTTCTGAATGAGAACTCCTTTTCTGGTGCCTTGCAATTGCAAGATCATCCAAATCCAAATATGACCACAATAGATATATCGAACAACAACATGCATggtgaaattccaaaaaatatttgtttgatctTTTCAAATTTGTGGACCTTAAGGATGGCTAAGAATGGACTCACAGGTTGTATTCCTTCTTGTTTAGGAAATATTAGCTCTTTGGGAGTTTTAGATTTATCCAACAATCAATTGTCTATGGTAGAACTAGAACAGTTTATAACATTAACGTTTCTCAGGCTTTCGAACAACAATTTAGTTGGGCAATTACCTGCCTCAGTGGTCAATTCTTCTAGAATGAATTATCTCTACCTAAGCGGTAACAATTTTTGGGGTCGGATATCAGATTTTCCATCACCCATAAGGACAATGTGGCCCGTATTGGATTTGAGTAACAATCAATTTTCAGGCATGCTTCCAAGGTGGTTTGTCAATTTGACGCAAATCTTCGAAATTGATTTGtccaaaaaccattttaatGGTCCAATTCCAGTAGAATTTTGTAAGCTTGACGAGCTTAAATACTTGGACCTTTCTGAGAACAACTTGTTTGATTCTATACCATCTTGTTTCAATCCACCACATATAACCCATCTGCATCTATCCAAAAATAGATTGAGTGGTCCATTAACATATGGATTTTATAACAGCTCTTCCCTTGTTACATTGGATCTCCGAGATAACAACTTCACCGGCCACATCTCAAATTGGATTGGCAATCTTTCATCATTGAGTGTTCTTCTTTTGAGAGCTAATGATTTTGACG GCAATCTTAGTTTCAAGGAAAGTTATGAGAAAGCATCAGTggatttcaaatttcattttggATCAACGCCCATAGAAAAAGCTTATTATGAATTCAGCCAAATCGGAGCTCTCTTGGGAAGCAGTTATACACCCATTACTACAGAAGAAGTGATAGAATTTACAgctaaaaatatgtattatggTTACAAGGGAAAAATTCTCAGCTACATGTCTGGTATTGATCTCTCCTGCAACAAATTCTCAGGAGCAATCCCACCAGAATTGGGAAACTTAAGGGAGCTATTAGCATTAAACTTGTCACACAACAATCTCACCGGATCTATCCCTGCAACATTCTCAAACTTACAGCGGATAGAGAGTTTGGATCTTTCTTACAACAACTTAAACGGTGTCATCCCTCAGAAACTTCATGAAATGACCACACTAGAAGTTTTTAGTGTGGCACACAATAACTTGTCAGGTAATACTCCAGAGAGAAAATATCAGTTTGGGACCTTCGATGAAAGCAGTTATGAAGGAAATCCTTTTTTGTGTGGACCTCCATTGCGAAACAATTGTAGTGAAGAAGAATCACCATGGCTGCCAATGCCTCATGATGAACAAGAAGATGATGGTTTCATAGACATGAATGTTTTCTACATCAGTTTGGGTGTAGGTTACATAGTTGTGATGATGGGGATTGCAGCAATTCTCTACATCAATCCATATTGGCGACGTGGGTGGTTTAACTTCATCGACTACTGCATAGATACTTGCTTCTGTTTTTTGCTGGCTAGTTCTTGCAAGTTCTCCAAGTTCAGAAGGTAA
- the LOC118047615 gene encoding uncharacterized protein isoform X2 — protein sequence MEGFGFSDASSAVRKKRSNTSRRPRNESHAPSGYIDVTSLSSTPPSETNMMKNEDGGFGESDEASNNGSFRGSSERRHSGVDSRRLSQGVLAPANWKSTSSSLVHVGGSSDGVGNESKVKKVKLKVGGITRTITAKSASDGASAVAVRSSSSKSSRFPDPRQKTVEENLDNNHSFTSGKGRGLQGVPWKDFSRSGLNDGKADGLRGENLSSKQTDQSEPVRKSKRLPKKRLLDGVLDDGAEDDDEIQFLEKFKTSKISTNHGAGFEDEEGGSRKQRKILRVLKRNVDGLNDVDAGAHGSTRFGKEGKKSKSGRISDDTDYVEDEDLGSDGDPTLKRKKPRKELADLSADSKKEMTVTTRQRALQTGKDVSFGLASLIEFPNGLPPAPPKKQKEKLSEVEQQLKRAEALQRRRMQVEKANRESEAEAIRKILGQDSTRKKREDKLKKRQEEMAQEKATNAMVLASDHVRWVMGPAGTTVTFPTEMGLPSIFDSKPCSYPPPREKCAAPSCTNPYKYRDSKSKLPLCSLHCYKTIHEKMQPLTAC from the exons ATGGAAGGTTTTGGGTTTAGTGATGCAAGCAGTGCTGTCAGGAAGAAGAGGAGTAATACATCCCGTCGGCCACGGAATGAATCGCATGCGCCTTCAGGTTACATTGATGTTACATCCTTATCATCCACACCACCTTCAGAAACT AATATGATGAAGAATGAAGATGGAGGATTTGGAGAATCCGATGAAGCTTCCAATAATGGTTCTTTTCGAGGAAGTAGTGAGCGAAGGCACAGCGGAGTTGATTCTAGAAGGTTGAGCCAAGGTGTCCTTGCCCCAGCTAACTGGAAAAGCACAAGTAGTAGCTTGGTCCATGTTGGAGGTTCTTCAGATGGAGTAGGAAATGAAAGTAAAGTGAAAAAAGTTAAGCTAAAAGTTGGTGGTATCACACGTACTATTACTGCAAAGTCTGCATCTGATGGCGCATCTGCTGTTGCTGTTCggtcttcttcttcaaaatcttCTCGCTTCCCAGATCCCCGGCAGAAGACAGTTGAG GAGAATTTGGACAACAACCATTCCTTTACTTCAGGTAAGGGAAGAGGTTTGCAGGGAGTCCCATGGAAGGATTTCTCTAGAAGTGGTCTAAATGATGGGAAAGCAGATGGTTTGAGAGGTGAGAATCTGTCTTCAAAGCAAACTGATCAGTCTGAGCCAGTTCGTAAGAGTAAGCGGCTCCCTAAGAAACGCCTATTAGATGGAGTTCTTGACGATGGAGCTGAGGATGATGATGAGATTCAGTTCCTTGAAAAATTCAAGACATCGAAGATCAGCACTAATCATGGTGCAGGGTTTGAAGATGAAGAGGGAGGAAGCAGGAAACAGCGGAAGATATTGAGAGTATTGAAGAGAAATGTTGATGGTCTGAATGATGTAGATGCTGGAGCTCATGGCTCAACTAGGTTTGGCAAGGAGGGTAAGAAATCTAAATCAGGGAGAATATCTGATGATACTGATTATGTGGAAGATGAAGATCTGGGCTCGGATGGTGACCCTACATTGAAGAGGAAGAAGCCAAGAAAAGAGTTAGCTGATCTATCAGCAGACTCTAAGAAGGAAATGACAGTCACTACCCGTCAACGAGCACTTCAAACTGGCAAAGATGTCTCCTTTGGTCTTGCTAGTTTGATAGAGTTCCCAAATGGGTTACCTCCAGCTCCTCCTAAAA AGCAAAAGGAGAAACTCTCTGAAGTAGAGCAGCAATTGAAGAGAGCTGAGGCTCTTCAAAGACGTAGGATGCAAGTTGAAAAGGCAAATAGGGAATCTGAG GCGGAGGCAATAAGAAAAATACTGGGCCAAGATTCCACTAGGAAGAAGCGTGAAGATAAACTGAAGAAACGACAAGAAGAAATGGCACAG GAGAAAGCTACAAACGCCATGGTACTTGCATCAGACCATGTTAGGTGGGTCATGGGTCCAGCAGGAACAACTGTAACATTCCCCACTGAAATGGGCTTGCCAAGTATATTCGACTCCAAGCCTTGCAG TTACCCTCCTCCCCGGGAGAAATGTGCTGCTCCATCTTGTACAAATCCATACAAGTATCGGGATTCCAAGTCAAAACTACCCCTTTGTAGTCTCCATTGCTACAAGACGATTCATGAGAAGATGCAACCTCTTACTGCTTGTTAG
- the LOC118047615 gene encoding uncharacterized protein isoform X1, producing the protein MEGFGFSDASSAVRKKRSNTSRRPRNESHAPSGYIDVTSLSSTPPSETVSKVSSDENNDHGSILRKKKVSLILCNSRASSSNLDDCESAQNMMKNEDGGFGESDEASNNGSFRGSSERRHSGVDSRRLSQGVLAPANWKSTSSSLVHVGGSSDGVGNESKVKKVKLKVGGITRTITAKSASDGASAVAVRSSSSKSSRFPDPRQKTVEENLDNNHSFTSGKGRGLQGVPWKDFSRSGLNDGKADGLRGENLSSKQTDQSEPVRKSKRLPKKRLLDGVLDDGAEDDDEIQFLEKFKTSKISTNHGAGFEDEEGGSRKQRKILRVLKRNVDGLNDVDAGAHGSTRFGKEGKKSKSGRISDDTDYVEDEDLGSDGDPTLKRKKPRKELADLSADSKKEMTVTTRQRALQTGKDVSFGLASLIEFPNGLPPAPPKKQKEKLSEVEQQLKRAEALQRRRMQVEKANRESEAEAIRKILGQDSTRKKREDKLKKRQEEMAQEKATNAMVLASDHVRWVMGPAGTTVTFPTEMGLPSIFDSKPCSYPPPREKCAAPSCTNPYKYRDSKSKLPLCSLHCYKTIHEKMQPLTAC; encoded by the exons ATGGAAGGTTTTGGGTTTAGTGATGCAAGCAGTGCTGTCAGGAAGAAGAGGAGTAATACATCCCGTCGGCCACGGAATGAATCGCATGCGCCTTCAGGTTACATTGATGTTACATCCTTATCATCCACACCACCTTCAGAAACTGTAAGCAAAGTGTCAAGTGATGAAAATAATGATCATGGTTCAATTTTACGAAAGAAAAAAGTCAGTTTGATTCTATGCAATTCAAGAGCTTCATCTTCTAACCTTGATGACTGTGAATCTGCCCAGAATATGATGAAGAATGAAGATGGAGGATTTGGAGAATCCGATGAAGCTTCCAATAATGGTTCTTTTCGAGGAAGTAGTGAGCGAAGGCACAGCGGAGTTGATTCTAGAAGGTTGAGCCAAGGTGTCCTTGCCCCAGCTAACTGGAAAAGCACAAGTAGTAGCTTGGTCCATGTTGGAGGTTCTTCAGATGGAGTAGGAAATGAAAGTAAAGTGAAAAAAGTTAAGCTAAAAGTTGGTGGTATCACACGTACTATTACTGCAAAGTCTGCATCTGATGGCGCATCTGCTGTTGCTGTTCggtcttcttcttcaaaatcttCTCGCTTCCCAGATCCCCGGCAGAAGACAGTTGAG GAGAATTTGGACAACAACCATTCCTTTACTTCAGGTAAGGGAAGAGGTTTGCAGGGAGTCCCATGGAAGGATTTCTCTAGAAGTGGTCTAAATGATGGGAAAGCAGATGGTTTGAGAGGTGAGAATCTGTCTTCAAAGCAAACTGATCAGTCTGAGCCAGTTCGTAAGAGTAAGCGGCTCCCTAAGAAACGCCTATTAGATGGAGTTCTTGACGATGGAGCTGAGGATGATGATGAGATTCAGTTCCTTGAAAAATTCAAGACATCGAAGATCAGCACTAATCATGGTGCAGGGTTTGAAGATGAAGAGGGAGGAAGCAGGAAACAGCGGAAGATATTGAGAGTATTGAAGAGAAATGTTGATGGTCTGAATGATGTAGATGCTGGAGCTCATGGCTCAACTAGGTTTGGCAAGGAGGGTAAGAAATCTAAATCAGGGAGAATATCTGATGATACTGATTATGTGGAAGATGAAGATCTGGGCTCGGATGGTGACCCTACATTGAAGAGGAAGAAGCCAAGAAAAGAGTTAGCTGATCTATCAGCAGACTCTAAGAAGGAAATGACAGTCACTACCCGTCAACGAGCACTTCAAACTGGCAAAGATGTCTCCTTTGGTCTTGCTAGTTTGATAGAGTTCCCAAATGGGTTACCTCCAGCTCCTCCTAAAA AGCAAAAGGAGAAACTCTCTGAAGTAGAGCAGCAATTGAAGAGAGCTGAGGCTCTTCAAAGACGTAGGATGCAAGTTGAAAAGGCAAATAGGGAATCTGAG GCGGAGGCAATAAGAAAAATACTGGGCCAAGATTCCACTAGGAAGAAGCGTGAAGATAAACTGAAGAAACGACAAGAAGAAATGGCACAG GAGAAAGCTACAAACGCCATGGTACTTGCATCAGACCATGTTAGGTGGGTCATGGGTCCAGCAGGAACAACTGTAACATTCCCCACTGAAATGGGCTTGCCAAGTATATTCGACTCCAAGCCTTGCAG TTACCCTCCTCCCCGGGAGAAATGTGCTGCTCCATCTTGTACAAATCCATACAAGTATCGGGATTCCAAGTCAAAACTACCCCTTTGTAGTCTCCATTGCTACAAGACGATTCATGAGAAGATGCAACCTCTTACTGCTTGTTAG